From the genome of Candidatus Methanoperedens sp., one region includes:
- a CDS encoding redox-regulated ATPase YchF, protein MAVSIALAGKPNCGKSTFFKAATLANVEIANYPFTTIDANHGVAYVRTTCPCSELKLDCGNCREGIRFVPIGMIDVAGLVPDAHKGRGLGNAFLDNLRQAKAIIHVIDASGGTDIEGAPVPVGSHDPLLDIEFLETEITMWISGILKRNWERLARKVQAEGLKLEETIAAQLEGAGITEAHVRTAITKLKLPRDKPHMWTDEQIIQLSDLLRAESKPLIITANKIDVASQENIDRLVKVGAIPASGAAEVALRMADKSGAIKYIPGDADFTESPNLSAVQREALLKIRALMKKNGGTGVQKCINETVFKLLDLIVVYPVEDENKFTDKNGKMLPDAFLLKKGSTPKDLAFMVHTDIGKGFLYAVDARTKMRLGEKHELKNGDIVKIVAVK, encoded by the coding sequence ATGGCTGTTTCGATAGCGCTTGCAGGAAAACCAAATTGTGGGAAATCAACGTTTTTCAAGGCTGCGACGCTGGCAAATGTTGAGATCGCAAATTATCCCTTCACCACCATTGATGCCAACCACGGGGTAGCGTATGTGAGAACAACCTGCCCTTGCAGCGAGTTAAAGCTCGATTGTGGAAACTGCAGGGAAGGTATAAGGTTCGTGCCCATAGGTATGATAGATGTGGCGGGACTTGTGCCCGATGCCCATAAAGGACGCGGGCTCGGAAATGCCTTTCTGGACAATTTAAGGCAGGCAAAAGCAATAATTCATGTGATAGATGCCTCAGGTGGCACGGACATAGAAGGGGCCCCGGTGCCGGTGGGTTCTCATGACCCTCTTCTGGATATAGAATTCCTGGAAACAGAAATAACGATGTGGATCTCTGGTATCTTAAAGCGGAACTGGGAAAGGCTGGCCCGTAAGGTACAGGCAGAGGGATTGAAATTAGAAGAGACAATTGCAGCACAATTGGAAGGCGCCGGAATTACTGAAGCTCATGTGAGAACAGCAATTACCAAGCTGAAACTTCCCCGCGACAAACCGCATATGTGGACGGATGAGCAGATAATCCAGCTTTCAGATTTGCTCAGGGCAGAAAGCAAGCCTCTTATCATAACAGCAAATAAGATAGATGTGGCGTCGCAGGAGAATATCGACAGACTTGTGAAAGTCGGAGCAATACCTGCAAGTGGAGCAGCGGAGGTGGCTTTACGCATGGCTGATAAGAGCGGGGCGATCAAGTACATTCCCGGGGATGCAGATTTTACAGAATCACCGAACTTATCTGCGGTCCAGAGAGAAGCGCTCTTGAAAATACGGGCATTGATGAAGAAAAATGGGGGCACGGGGGTCCAGAAATGTATCAATGAAACCGTTTTCAAGCTTCTTGACCTGATAGTAGTTTATCCTGTTGAGGACGAGAACAAGTTCACGGACAAGAATGGTAAGATGCTACCTGATGCATTCCTGCTCAAGAAAGGAAGCACTCCCAAAGACCTGGCTTTCATGGTACACACTGACATCGGCAAGGGATTTCTTTATGCAGTGGATGCCCGCACCAAGATGCGTCTCGGCGAGAAACACGAATTGAAGAACGGGGATATCGTGAAAATCGTCGCAGTGAAATAA
- a CDS encoding roadblock/LC7 domain-containing protein, with translation MHKIFSEILFDLEKVKGVKMIALAGRDGFLIGDYESDEIETLTMMSAVLLRAAEAATNKLEKVSPDRVIVDYEGGKLITATVGQKALISVMAAQDAALEPIFSELERTVGRIKEIL, from the coding sequence ATGCATAAAATATTCAGTGAAATTTTATTTGATTTAGAAAAAGTTAAGGGTGTGAAAATGATCGCGCTGGCAGGACGAGATGGTTTTCTCATCGGCGATTATGAAAGTGATGAAATCGAAACGTTGACCATGATGTCAGCAGTCTTGTTAAGGGCCGCCGAGGCGGCCACCAATAAATTAGAAAAAGTAAGCCCCGATCGTGTGATCGTAGATTATGAAGGCGGTAAGCTTATTACAGCTACTGTCGGGCAGAAAGCACTGATTTCAGTTATGGCTGCGCAGGATGCTGCCCTTGAACCTATTTTCAGTGAACTTGAAAGGACCGTGGGCAGGATAAAAGAGATCCTTTAA
- a CDS encoding sulfurtransferase TusA family protein has product MEELDVRGKVCPFPLFYVKRKISEMNPGEELEIIADDLTAKETIPNWSKIHDQEIVSIKDEGNFFRIIIRIRE; this is encoded by the coding sequence ATGGAAGAACTTGATGTAAGGGGTAAGGTTTGCCCTTTTCCGCTTTTCTATGTGAAACGCAAGATATCGGAAATGAACCCTGGTGAAGAACTTGAGATCATTGCCGATGACCTTACAGCAAAGGAGACCATACCGAATTGGAGCAAGATCCACGATCAGGAGATCGTAAGTATCAAAGATGAGGGGAATTTCTTTAGAATAATAATCCGCATAAGAGAATAA
- a CDS encoding DNA topoisomerase I has translation MHLIITEKHDTAKRIAAILAEKKPTKERINGVDTYKFDGTKVIGLSGHIVEVDFPKDYNNWQKTDVKDLIHADVLTIPTHANIVTAIRKLGKEADHLTIATDYDREGELIGVEALKVIKKVNPDISADRVHYSTITPGEIIKAFSTPTKIDFNLAAAGESRQVIDLIWGAVLTRFVSLSSGRLGDKFLSVGRVQSPTLAIIVNREKERDIFVPVPYWELFAKLVNGGEFETQHKNGRFLDKAEAEAIMAKLGKTGTVKSIALGKRTEKPPTPFNTTEFLRAASAIGISAANAMRIAEFLYVNGFISYPRTDNTVYPATLDTKDIIKSFLNTEFKEYAQKLLSMELTPTRGKKETTDHPPIHPATPVKRSELREDEWKIYELVVRRFFATFAGETHWETMAITVDIGGEEFGANGARLIDPGWRWYYSYNVPEDRILPQLMEGQVLTVKEVNLVGKETQPPSRYGQGHLIKIMEDLGIGTKSTRHEIISKLYSRAYVHGNPLQPTKTAYAVIEALEKYANTITKPEMTGKLEHDMDEISDGKITEDFVVKESREMLDEVFRDMSKNKELITESLRNGLYEDRIIGTCQKCSSDLIIRKSKKGSRFIGCSAYPKCDFTLPLPKSGQIVVTDKQCDEHGLYYIKIINKGRRPWDIGCPHCNFIEWKKKLEEEKKASPKKEAE, from the coding sequence ATGCATCTTATCATAACAGAAAAACATGATACTGCCAAGAGAATCGCGGCAATACTTGCGGAAAAGAAGCCGACGAAGGAGAGAATAAACGGAGTCGACACGTATAAGTTCGACGGTACGAAGGTCATAGGACTGTCAGGGCATATCGTGGAAGTGGATTTTCCCAAGGATTACAATAACTGGCAGAAAACAGACGTAAAAGACCTGATACATGCCGATGTATTGACGATACCCACACATGCCAATATTGTTACTGCCATTCGGAAACTCGGGAAAGAGGCAGACCATCTCACCATTGCTACAGACTACGACAGGGAAGGTGAGTTGATCGGCGTGGAAGCGCTGAAGGTGATAAAAAAGGTAAATCCGGATATATCGGCAGACCGGGTGCACTACAGCACCATAACCCCGGGAGAGATAATAAAAGCCTTCTCTACCCCAACCAAAATAGATTTCAATCTTGCAGCCGCGGGAGAGTCGCGGCAGGTCATTGATCTGATATGGGGAGCCGTCCTCACACGTTTTGTGTCGCTGAGTTCAGGCAGGCTCGGAGACAAGTTCCTCTCTGTGGGAAGGGTGCAATCGCCCACACTTGCAATAATAGTGAATCGCGAAAAAGAGCGCGATATTTTCGTGCCTGTCCCCTACTGGGAACTCTTTGCTAAACTTGTGAATGGGGGAGAATTCGAAACCCAGCATAAGAATGGGCGATTCCTGGACAAAGCCGAGGCCGAAGCTATAATGGCGAAACTCGGAAAAACCGGCACCGTAAAAAGCATTGCACTCGGGAAAAGAACCGAAAAGCCCCCAACCCCGTTCAATACCACGGAGTTCTTGAGGGCAGCGAGCGCGATAGGGATTTCAGCAGCAAATGCCATGCGCATAGCCGAGTTCCTCTACGTTAATGGGTTCATTTCCTACCCGCGAACCGATAATACCGTTTATCCAGCGACCCTTGATACAAAAGACATTATCAAATCGTTTCTAAATACCGAATTCAAGGAGTACGCGCAGAAGCTGCTTTCCATGGAGCTCACCCCCACACGGGGCAAAAAGGAAACCACAGACCATCCACCCATCCATCCCGCTACGCCTGTTAAAAGAAGCGAGCTCAGGGAGGATGAATGGAAAATATACGAACTGGTGGTGAGACGGTTTTTTGCAACATTCGCAGGAGAGACCCATTGGGAGACCATGGCAATCACGGTAGATATCGGCGGCGAGGAATTCGGTGCGAACGGTGCCAGGCTTATCGACCCGGGCTGGAGATGGTACTACTCATATAATGTTCCTGAAGATAGGATATTGCCCCAGCTTATGGAGGGCCAGGTTTTGACCGTAAAAGAAGTGAATCTCGTCGGGAAGGAGACCCAGCCCCCTTCAAGATACGGGCAGGGCCATCTTATAAAGATCATGGAAGACCTGGGGATCGGGACAAAATCTACGCGCCATGAAATAATATCCAAGCTCTATTCAAGGGCGTATGTGCACGGCAATCCCTTGCAGCCCACGAAGACCGCTTATGCCGTCATTGAAGCGCTTGAGAAATATGCAAACACTATTACGAAACCCGAGATGACAGGCAAGCTGGAACATGACATGGATGAAATATCCGATGGCAAGATCACCGAGGATTTCGTCGTCAAAGAATCAAGAGAGATGCTGGATGAGGTGTTCAGGGACATGTCTAAAAACAAGGAACTCATAACAGAATCCCTGAGGAACGGGTTGTACGAAGACCGTATTATAGGGACATGCCAGAAATGCTCTTCCGACCTCATAATCCGCAAATCCAAAAAAGGCTCACGGTTCATCGGATGTTCTGCTTATCCGAAATGCGATTTTACCCTGCCGTTGCCAAAAAGCGGACAGATTGTGGTCACTGATAAGCAGTGCGATGAACATGGTCTTTATTACATCAAGATAATAAATAAAGGGAGGCGCCCCTGGGACATAGGATGCCCGCACTGCAATTTCATTGAGTGGAAGAAGAAACTCGAAGAAGAGAAGAAAGCCAGTCCTAAAAAAGAAGCTGAATAA
- a CDS encoding ArsA family ATPase, producing MSKLTEGKAKYLFFGGKGGVGKTVMASATAIYLASMGKKTLLCSTNPVHSLSSCFGQQFIGRGEAPVEGCSNLFALEIETGATVEKYRENTRSKILDFLKYADIPIDPTPFVDAATTNPAFEESAMFDNVMDVILQDRYDCYIFDTAPVAHTYRLLGMSKMYDMWLGKMIKSREEAMCLKKSLSFKKEKKEVCDPMVEGLLESRRKTEEIRKLLTDPALTAFYFVTLPLALPISVVERFIYWVRAFQIPVGGVIVNQVMPHTDSHSSFVVNKQAEQEHYLELIDKKFGGLVVAKIPMFEDEIRGIEMLKKVLK from the coding sequence ATGAGTAAACTTACTGAAGGAAAAGCCAAATATCTTTTCTTCGGGGGTAAGGGAGGCGTGGGCAAAACAGTAATGGCCTCGGCAACAGCGATTTATCTTGCATCGATGGGCAAGAAGACGCTCCTTTGCAGCACGAACCCGGTGCACAGCCTCTCAAGCTGCTTTGGACAGCAATTCATTGGCCGCGGGGAAGCGCCAGTGGAGGGATGCAGTAACCTCTTCGCACTTGAGATCGAGACAGGTGCAACAGTTGAAAAGTACCGCGAGAATACGCGCAGCAAGATCCTTGATTTCCTGAAATATGCAGACATCCCGATAGACCCCACGCCTTTCGTGGATGCTGCGACCACGAACCCTGCCTTTGAAGAATCGGCGATGTTCGATAATGTCATGGATGTGATACTCCAGGACAGGTATGATTGCTATATCTTTGATACGGCCCCGGTCGCGCATACATATCGCCTTCTTGGAATGAGCAAGATGTACGACATGTGGCTTGGGAAAATGATAAAGAGCAGGGAAGAGGCTATGTGCCTGAAGAAATCGCTTTCTTTCAAAAAGGAGAAAAAAGAGGTTTGTGACCCCATGGTCGAAGGTCTTCTGGAATCCAGGCGTAAGACCGAGGAGATAAGAAAGCTCCTCACCGACCCTGCCCTCACAGCATTCTATTTTGTCACGCTTCCGCTTGCACTCCCAATTTCAGTCGTGGAGCGGTTCATCTACTGGGTGAGAGCATTCCAGATTCCCGTGGGCGGGGTGATAGTGAACCAGGTCATGCCACATACGGACTCACACTCTTCCTTTGTCGTGAATAAACAGGCCGAACAGGAGCATTATCTTGAACTCATCGATAAAAAGTTCGGGGGGCTGGTTGTGGCAAAGATCCCCATGTTCGAGGATGAGATCAGGGGAATCGAGATGTTAAAGAAGGTTTTGAAATAA